The sequence below is a genomic window from Chloroflexota bacterium.
CGCTCCGCGATCTGTCCGACCTCCCGCAGGAAGTCCGTGCAGAGCAGCGCGATGGGGATGCCGGCCCGCTCGGCCGCCGGCCAGACCCAGTCCGCCGTGCCGTCCGTCATCCAGGTCCGCTGGTGCGGGCTCAGGAAGGTGAGCCGCAGCCCGAGCATGCCCGGACGCGCCAGCCACCCGTCGACCAGCCCCTGGCTGGCAGGGTCGTCCAGCGGGAACGCGCCGAGGATCGCGAAGCGGCCCGGATGGTTCAGGACGGCCGCCGTCGCCAGCTCGGTTGAGTGGGGGTCCCAGCCCGGCGGATGGATCAGGGCGGCGTCCACGCCGGCCTCGTCCATCATGCCGAGCACGTACTCCGTCGAGAACCGGGAGACCGGCCGGTGCGCCTTGTTGATCGGCAGGCCCTGCTCCCAGAGGTGGATCTGGGCGTCGATGATCTGCATCGCGTCGT
It includes:
- a CDS encoding amidohydrolase → MQIIDAQIHLWEQGLPINKAHRPVSRFSTEYVLGMMDEAGVDAALIHPPGWDPHSTELATAAVLNHPGRFAILGAFPLDDPASQGLVDGWLARPGMLGLRLTFLSPHQRTWMTDGTADWVWPAAERAGIPIALLCTDFLREVGQIAERHPGLKLIVDHLGGRGGNELQKDDAALVHMPQLVALAKYPNVAVKATGAPGYSSEGYPFRPIQPYLQQIYEAFGPDRMFWGTDISRMRCSWRECITFFTEELPWLPDADKPKIMGEALCAWIGWKR